One genomic window of Rhinolophus ferrumequinum isolate MPI-CBG mRhiFer1 chromosome 23, mRhiFer1_v1.p, whole genome shotgun sequence includes the following:
- the L3MBTL1 gene encoding lethal(3)malignant brain tumor-like protein 1 isoform X1, whose amino-acid sequence MEGHAEMEMLRTLKGSSTGEVSVHLVAKDSPGSSPHLPTAAFIIPATSATLGLPSSALDVSCFPRDPIHVGTPERVTGSIPVTATVLPQLSAGPAASSSVSTVRLLEWTEAAVPPPGSGLRFRISEYAPLNMVGAEHPPSPELRQEGVAEYEASEASAGGGDASTQQPGDLPQDPPEYPPQDPREDDGNCQCQACEPQQGSGPDPGSSNDGCVQLFQERSVIVENASGQNSCTSTSELLKPMKKRKYREYQSPSEEESEPDTVEKQEGKDPEGQPTAHTPESEEWSRSQPVSGEKKEGWSWESYLEEQKAITAPVSLFQDYQAVTQNKNGFRLGMKLEGIDPQHPSMYFILTVAEVCGYRLRLHFDGYSECHDFWINANSPDIHPAGWFEKTGHKLQPPKGYKEEEFSWSQYLRSTRAQAAPKHLFVNQSHSPPPLGFQVGMKLEAVDRMNPSLVCVASVTDVVDSRFLVHFDNWDDTYDYWCDPSSPYIHPVGWCQKQGKPLTPPQDYPDPDSFCWEKYLEQTGAAAVPAWAFKVRPPHSFLVNMKLEAVDRRNPALIRVASVEDVENHRIKLHFDGWSHAYDFWIDADHPDIHPAGWCSKTGHPLQPPLRPRETSSASPGGCPPLSYRSLPHTRTSKYSFHHRKCPTPGCDGSGHVTGKFTAHHCLSGCPLAERNQSRLKAELSDTEASARKRNLSGFSLRKKPRHHGRIGRPPKYRKIPQEDFPTLTSDVMHQSLFMSSLSAHPDRSLSVCWEQHCKLLPGVAGISASTVAKWTIDEVFGFVQTLTGCEDQARLFKDEMIDGEAFLLLTQADIVKIMSVKLGPALKIYNAILMFKNADDTLK is encoded by the exons ATGGAGGGGCATGCTGAAATGGAGATGCTGAGGACATTGAAGGGGTCCTCCACAGGGGAGGTCAGCGTGCATCTGGTGGCCAAAGACAGCCCAGGTTCCAGCCCTCACCTGCCCACTGCGGCCTTCATCATTCCAG CCACCTCTGCCACCCTTGGCCTGCCCAGCAGTGCCCTGGATGTGTCCTGCTTTCCGCGGGATCCCATCCATGTGGGCACCCCTGAGCGAGTGACCGGTAGCATACCTGTCACGGCCACCGTTCTGCCGCAGTTAAGCGCGGGGCCGGCGGCCAGCTCTAGCGTCAGCACAGTGCGGCTTCTGGAGTGGACGGAGGCCGCGGTCCCGCCTCCTGGGAGCGGCCTGCGG TTCCGAATTAGCGAGTATGCGCCACTGAACATGGTGGGAGCAGAGCACCCACCGAGCCCCGAGCTGCGGCAGGAAGGCGTGGCGGAGTACGAAGCTAGCGAGGCCTCCGCGGGAGGTGGCGATGCGAGTACTCAGCAGCCGG GGGATCTCCCCCAAGACCCTCCAGAATATCCCCCTCAGGATCCCCGAGAGGATGATGGCAACTGTCAATGCCAGGCATGTGAGCCTCAGCAAGGCTCTGGTCCAGATCCTGGTTCCTCCAATGATGGCTGCGTCCAGCTGTTCCAGGAGCG GTCAGTCATAGTGGAGAATGCCTCTGGCCAGAACTCGTGCACCAGCACTTCTGAGCTCCTCAAACCCATGAAGAAGAGGAAGTACAGGGAATACCAGAGCCCCTCAGAGGAGGAGTCAGAGCCAGACACCGTG GAGAAGCAAGAAGGAAAGGATCCAGAGGGACAACCCACTGCTCACACCCCAGAAAGTGAGGAGTGGAGCAGGAGCCAGCCTG TGTcaggggagaagaaggaaggctgGTCCTGGGAGTCATACCTGGAGGAGCAGAAGGCCATCACTGCCCCGGTCAGCCTCTTCCAGGAC TACCAGGCGGTCACTCAGAACAAGAATGGCTTCAGACTGGGCATGAAGTTGGAAGGCATCGACCCTCAGCACCCATCCATGTACTTCATCCTCACCGTGGCCGAG GTGTGTGGCTACCGCCTACGTCTGCACTTTGACGGGTATTCCGAGTGCCACGACTTCTGGATCAATGCCAACTCCCCTGACATTCACCCCGCTGGCTGGTTCGAGAAGACTGGACACAAGCTGCAGCCCCCCAAAG GTTACAAGGAAGAGGAGTTCAGCTGGAGCCAGTACCTGCGCAGCACAAGAGCTCAGGCTGCCCCCAAGCACCTATTTGTGAACCAGAGCCAC AGTCCCCCACCCCTGGGCTTCCAGGTGGGCATGAAGCTGGAGGCTGTCGACCGCATGAACCCGTCCCTCGTCTGCGTGGCCAGTGTGACCGACGTGGTGGACAGTCGTTTCCTGGTGCACTTTGACAACTGGGACGATACTTATGACTACTG GTGTGATCCCAGCAGTCCCTACATCCACCCGGTGGGCTGGTGCCAGAAGCAAGGAAAGCCCCTCACCCCTCCACAAG aCTACCCAGACCCAGATAGCTTCTGTTGGGAGAAATACCTGGAACAGACGGGGGCTGCTGCTGTGCCCGCCTGGGCCTTCAAGGTG CGACCCCCGCACAGCTTTCTGGTCAACATGAAGCTGGAGGCCGTGGACCGTAGGAACCCAGCTCTGATTCGTGTGGCCAGCGTAGAGGACGTGGAGAACCATCGGATAAAG CTCCACTTTGATGGCTGGAGTCATGCCTATGACTTCTGGATCGATGCCGACCACCCAGACATCCACCCCGCCGGCTGGTGCTCCAAGACAGGGCACCCCCTGCAGCCTCCTCTCC GACCCAGAGAGACCAGCTCTGCCTCCCCTGGGGGCTGTCCTCCTCTCAGCTATCGGAGCCTGCCTCACACTAGGACCTCCAAGTACAGCTTCCACCACCG AAAATGCCCCACTCCTGGCTGTGACGGGTCTGGCCACGTCACAGGCAAGTTCACAGCTCACCATTGCCTCTCGGGCTGCCCGCTGGCTGAGAGGAACCAGAGCCGGCTGAAGGCGGAGCTGTCCGACACAGAGGCCTCGGCCCGTAAGAGGAACCTCTCGGGCTTCTCCCTAAGGAAGAAGCCTCGTCATCATGGCCG GATTGGACGCCCTCCAAAGTATCGGAAGATCCCACAAGAAGATTTCCCAA CCCTCACGAGCGACGTCATGCACCAGTCCCTCTTCATGTCATCCCTGTCGGCCCACCCTGACCGTTCCCTCTCAGTGTGCTGGGAGCAGCACTGCAAGCTCCTGCCGGGAGTGGCCGGCATCTCAGCCTCCACCGTCGCCAAGTGGACCATCGATGAG GTCTTCGGCTTCGTTCAGACCCTGACAGGTTGTGAGGACCAAGCACGACTCTTCAAAGATGAG ATGATTGACGGCGAGGCCTTCCTTTTGCTGACACAGGCGGACATTGTGAAGATCATGAGCGTCAAGCTGGGCCCAGCCTTGAAGATCTATAACGCCATTCTCATGTTCAAAAACGCCGATGACACCTTAAAGTGA
- the L3MBTL1 gene encoding lethal(3)malignant brain tumor-like protein 1 isoform X2 encodes MEGHAEMEMLRTLKGSSTGEVSVHLVAKDSPGSSPHLPTAAFIIPATSATLGLPSSALDVSCFPRDPIHVGTPERVTGSIPVTATVLPQLSAGPAASSSVSTVRLLEWTEAAVPPPGSGLRFRISEYAPLNMVGAEHPPSPELRQEGVAEYEASEASAGGGDASTQQPGDLPQDPPEYPPQDPREDDGNCQCQACEPQQGSGPDPGSSNDGCVQLFQERSVIVENASGQNSCTSTSELLKPMKKRKYREYQSPSEEESEPDTVEKQEGKDPEGQPTAHTPESEEWSRSQPVSGEKKEGWSWESYLEEQKAITAPVSLFQDYQAVTQNKNGFRLGMKLEGIDPQHPSMYFILTVAEVCGYRLRLHFDGYSECHDFWINANSPDIHPAGWFEKTGHKLQPPKGYKEEEFSWSQYLRSTRAQAAPKHLFVNQSHSPPPLGFQVGMKLEAVDRMNPSLVCVASVTDVVDSRFLVHFDNWDDTYDYWCDPSSPYIHPVGWCQKQGKPLTPPQDYPDPDSFCWEKYLEQTGAAAVPAWAFKVRPPHSFLVNMKLEAVDRRNPALIRVASVEDVENHRIKLHFDGWSHAYDFWIDADHPDIHPAGWCSKTGHPLQPPLRPRETSSASPGGCPPLSYRSLPHTRTSKYSFHHRKCPTPGCDGSGHVTGKFTAHHCLSGCPLAERNQSRLKAELSDTEASARKRNLSGFSLRKKPRHHGRIGRPPKYRKIPQEDFPTLTSDVMHQSLFMSSLSAHPDRSLSVCWEQHCKLLPGVAGISASTVAKWTIDEVFGFVQTLTGCEDQARLFKDEVSKVQVQIKNLVWTVAQLGNHLCGDRPQEGKSALETRFHSLLCPLPNLLFSKLSFTSDSQ; translated from the exons ATGGAGGGGCATGCTGAAATGGAGATGCTGAGGACATTGAAGGGGTCCTCCACAGGGGAGGTCAGCGTGCATCTGGTGGCCAAAGACAGCCCAGGTTCCAGCCCTCACCTGCCCACTGCGGCCTTCATCATTCCAG CCACCTCTGCCACCCTTGGCCTGCCCAGCAGTGCCCTGGATGTGTCCTGCTTTCCGCGGGATCCCATCCATGTGGGCACCCCTGAGCGAGTGACCGGTAGCATACCTGTCACGGCCACCGTTCTGCCGCAGTTAAGCGCGGGGCCGGCGGCCAGCTCTAGCGTCAGCACAGTGCGGCTTCTGGAGTGGACGGAGGCCGCGGTCCCGCCTCCTGGGAGCGGCCTGCGG TTCCGAATTAGCGAGTATGCGCCACTGAACATGGTGGGAGCAGAGCACCCACCGAGCCCCGAGCTGCGGCAGGAAGGCGTGGCGGAGTACGAAGCTAGCGAGGCCTCCGCGGGAGGTGGCGATGCGAGTACTCAGCAGCCGG GGGATCTCCCCCAAGACCCTCCAGAATATCCCCCTCAGGATCCCCGAGAGGATGATGGCAACTGTCAATGCCAGGCATGTGAGCCTCAGCAAGGCTCTGGTCCAGATCCTGGTTCCTCCAATGATGGCTGCGTCCAGCTGTTCCAGGAGCG GTCAGTCATAGTGGAGAATGCCTCTGGCCAGAACTCGTGCACCAGCACTTCTGAGCTCCTCAAACCCATGAAGAAGAGGAAGTACAGGGAATACCAGAGCCCCTCAGAGGAGGAGTCAGAGCCAGACACCGTG GAGAAGCAAGAAGGAAAGGATCCAGAGGGACAACCCACTGCTCACACCCCAGAAAGTGAGGAGTGGAGCAGGAGCCAGCCTG TGTcaggggagaagaaggaaggctgGTCCTGGGAGTCATACCTGGAGGAGCAGAAGGCCATCACTGCCCCGGTCAGCCTCTTCCAGGAC TACCAGGCGGTCACTCAGAACAAGAATGGCTTCAGACTGGGCATGAAGTTGGAAGGCATCGACCCTCAGCACCCATCCATGTACTTCATCCTCACCGTGGCCGAG GTGTGTGGCTACCGCCTACGTCTGCACTTTGACGGGTATTCCGAGTGCCACGACTTCTGGATCAATGCCAACTCCCCTGACATTCACCCCGCTGGCTGGTTCGAGAAGACTGGACACAAGCTGCAGCCCCCCAAAG GTTACAAGGAAGAGGAGTTCAGCTGGAGCCAGTACCTGCGCAGCACAAGAGCTCAGGCTGCCCCCAAGCACCTATTTGTGAACCAGAGCCAC AGTCCCCCACCCCTGGGCTTCCAGGTGGGCATGAAGCTGGAGGCTGTCGACCGCATGAACCCGTCCCTCGTCTGCGTGGCCAGTGTGACCGACGTGGTGGACAGTCGTTTCCTGGTGCACTTTGACAACTGGGACGATACTTATGACTACTG GTGTGATCCCAGCAGTCCCTACATCCACCCGGTGGGCTGGTGCCAGAAGCAAGGAAAGCCCCTCACCCCTCCACAAG aCTACCCAGACCCAGATAGCTTCTGTTGGGAGAAATACCTGGAACAGACGGGGGCTGCTGCTGTGCCCGCCTGGGCCTTCAAGGTG CGACCCCCGCACAGCTTTCTGGTCAACATGAAGCTGGAGGCCGTGGACCGTAGGAACCCAGCTCTGATTCGTGTGGCCAGCGTAGAGGACGTGGAGAACCATCGGATAAAG CTCCACTTTGATGGCTGGAGTCATGCCTATGACTTCTGGATCGATGCCGACCACCCAGACATCCACCCCGCCGGCTGGTGCTCCAAGACAGGGCACCCCCTGCAGCCTCCTCTCC GACCCAGAGAGACCAGCTCTGCCTCCCCTGGGGGCTGTCCTCCTCTCAGCTATCGGAGCCTGCCTCACACTAGGACCTCCAAGTACAGCTTCCACCACCG AAAATGCCCCACTCCTGGCTGTGACGGGTCTGGCCACGTCACAGGCAAGTTCACAGCTCACCATTGCCTCTCGGGCTGCCCGCTGGCTGAGAGGAACCAGAGCCGGCTGAAGGCGGAGCTGTCCGACACAGAGGCCTCGGCCCGTAAGAGGAACCTCTCGGGCTTCTCCCTAAGGAAGAAGCCTCGTCATCATGGCCG GATTGGACGCCCTCCAAAGTATCGGAAGATCCCACAAGAAGATTTCCCAA CCCTCACGAGCGACGTCATGCACCAGTCCCTCTTCATGTCATCCCTGTCGGCCCACCCTGACCGTTCCCTCTCAGTGTGCTGGGAGCAGCACTGCAAGCTCCTGCCGGGAGTGGCCGGCATCTCAGCCTCCACCGTCGCCAAGTGGACCATCGATGAG GTCTTCGGCTTCGTTCAGACCCTGACAGGTTGTGAGGACCAAGCACGACTCTTCAAAGATGAGGTAAGTAAGGTGCAAGTgcaaa TCAAAAATCTGGTATGGACCGTGGCCCAGCTTGGGAACCATCTGTGTGGAGACCGCCCTCAGGAAGGAAAAAGCGCCCTGGAGACCAGGTTCCATTCACTCCTCTGCCCGCTGCccaatcttttgttttccaaacttaGCTTCACCAGTGACAGTCAGTAA